GCGCGCGTGCTGCCCCTGGCGTTGGCCGCGCTCGGCGTGGGCCTGGCGGTCGAGCTGGGACAGTTCGTGGCCTCCGCCTGGCACCTGCACATTCCGAACCGGGCCCTGCGCATCGTGCTCGGCAGCACGCCCGATGCGTGGGACGTGCTGGCCTACCTCATCGGATTCGCGGTCGTGCTGGCCATCGAAGCGCGCTGCGCTGCCTTCAGGGCAGCTCGGCCGCGGGCATCCGCGCCATGATCGTCGATGCGCGGCCGCTGAGATAGCCCGAGCCCAGCCGGCGCTCGAAGAACTTGGGGCTCGGCAGCATCACGGCCAGGCGCGCGGCCTCGCCGGCGCCGAGGCGTGAAGCAGGCTTCCTGAAGTAATACTGCGACGCGGCCTCGGCGCCGAACACGCCTTCGCCCCACTCGACGTTGTTGAGATAGATCTCGAGAATGCGGCGCTTGTCGAGCAGCGCCTCGAGCAGCGTGGCAAGCACCAGTTCCTGGCCCTTGCGCAGCAGCGTGCGCTCGCCGGAAAGCAGCAGGTTCTTCGCGAGCTGCTGCGTGATGGTGGAGCCGCCGCGCAGTTGCACCGGCCGCACCGGCTTGCCGCGCGCCACGGCACGCGCCGCGCGCCGGGCCGCGAGCTCCTCGGCCTTGGCGTTGCGCTGCCGCGCGCGTTCGATGGCTTCCCATTCCACGCCGTTGTGATCGATGAAGTCGGCGTCCTCGCTGGCGATGACCGCGCGCTTGAGGTTGTCGCTGATCTGCGCGTACGGCACCCACTCCTGGCGCCATGCGCCCTTGCTGCCCTGGTGAACGGCGATCTGCCAGGCTTCGGAGCGCTGGAACGCGGTGCTTTGCGGATCGACCGCCGCCATGGCCGCGATGCGTGCCACGAAGAAGAGCTCCAGCGCCACGGCCGCCAGCAGCAGGCAGCCAACGAGGCGCAGCAGCCCCTTCATTGGCCGGCGGCGAGCGCGGCGCGCAGCTC
The Variovorax sp. OAS795 genome window above contains:
- a CDS encoding DUF2809 domain-containing protein, producing the protein MIRGMRWRFDPLSLAWAVALFLVLVLLATVGARWGWLRSFFGDVLAVAWVYVVFKAFVAARVLPLALAALGVGLAVELGQFVASAWHLHIPNRALRIVLGSTPDAWDVLAYLIGFAVVLAIEARCAAFRAARPRASAP
- the mtgA gene encoding monofunctional biosynthetic peptidoglycan transglycosylase — encoded protein: MKGLLRLVGCLLLAAVALELFFVARIAAMAAVDPQSTAFQRSEAWQIAVHQGSKGAWRQEWVPYAQISDNLKRAVIASEDADFIDHNGVEWEAIERARQRNAKAEELAARRAARAVARGKPVRPVQLRGGSTITQQLAKNLLLSGERTLLRKGQELVLATLLEALLDKRRILEIYLNNVEWGEGVFGAEAASQYYFRKPASRLGAGEAARLAVMLPSPKFFERRLGSGYLSGRASTIMARMPAAELP